A genome region from Leptodactylus fuscus isolate aLepFus1 chromosome 6, aLepFus1.hap2, whole genome shotgun sequence includes the following:
- the GPRC5C gene encoding G-protein coupled receptor family C group 5 member C, which translates to MALLGGFCPSGTILASTWLLCIFSKVVKAQTSPTGCGEGLLSIYYNLCDLSAAWGIVLQAITSAGIVSSFILTIVLIASTPFIQDKRKKSMLGTQVFFLLGTLGLFCLVFDMVVKQYFSTCASRRFLFGVFFAICFSCLWVHAGYLNYLVRRNTGPSGWLIFGIAVALSLVEVIINTEWLIITIVRTTGTAGDPCAIANEDFVMALIYVMFLILAGFMTAWPALCGRYGHWKKHAVFILLTNFLSICIWIVWIVMYVYGNKQVGTPIYWDDPTLAIALVSNAWAFVFFYIIPEISQLTKPSLEQTFEEELYPPRGVGYETILKEQSSQSMYVENKAFSMDEPQAAKRPVSPYSGYNGQMRSSVYQPTEMALMNKNTTELPYDIIIPRATANSHPAASGTSTLRAEDAYPAQNRHSTNNGQANSSPYSQW; encoded by the exons ATGGCTCTTCTCGGTGGTTTCTGTCCGTCTGGGACCATCTTGGCATCAACATGGCTTTTATGTATCTTCTCTAAAGTGGTCAAGGCTCAGACCTCACCTACGGGCTGCGGAGAAGGACTACTCTCAATCTACTATAATTTATGTGACTTGTCGGCAGCATGGGGGATTGTCCTACAGGCCATAACCAGTGCCGGCATCGTGTCTTCCTTCATCCTTACCATTGTCTTAATAGCTAGCACCCCCTTCATTCAGGACAAGAGGAAGAAGAGCATGCTGGGAACTCAAGTCTTTTTTCTCCTTGGCACCCTCGGACTATTTTGCCTTGTTTTTGACATGGTGGTCAAGCAGTACTTCTCCACGTGTGCCTCTCGAAGGTTCCTCTTTGGAGTCTTCTTTGCCATTTGCTTCTCCTGCTTGTGGGTCCATGCAGGGTATCTCAACTACTTGGTGAGGAGAAACACCGGGCCTAGCGGTTGGTTGATTTTTGGCATAGCCGTTGCCCTTTCACTGGTAGAGGTGATCATCAACACAGAATGGTTGATCATCACCATCGTACGGACCACTGGTACGGCAGGAGATCCTTGCGCTATTGCCAACGAGGACTTCGTCATGGCATTGATATACGTCATGTTCCTCATCCTTGCCGGATTTATGACCGCATGGCCGGCCTTGTGCGGACGCTATGGTCACTGGAAGAAGCATGCGGTCTTCATTCTACTCACCAATTTTCTATCCATTTGCATTTGGATCGTGTGGATTGTTATGTACGTCTACGGCAACAAGCAGGTTGGAACCCCGATCTATTGGGACGACCCAACGTTGGCCATCGCTCTGGTATCCAACGCCTGGGCATTTGTGTTCTTCTATATCATCCCCGAGATCTCTCAGTTGACCAAGCCAAGTCTAGAGCAGACATTCGAAGAAGAACTTTACCCTCCAAGAGGGGTTGGCTACGAGACCATCCTCAAGGAGCAATCCTCCCAGAGCATGTACGTGGAGAACAAAGCGTTTTCGATGGACGAGCCACAGGCTG CCAAGCGCCCGGTATCGCCATACAGCGGCTACAACGGACAGATGAGGAGCAGCGTATACCAACCCACGGAGATGGCGTTAATGAATAAAAATACG ACAGAACTTCCATATGACATAATCATTCCCAGAGCCACTGCCAACAGTCACCCAGCTGCCAGCGGAACGTCCACACTAAGAGCCGAGGATGCGTATCCGGCACAGAATCGGCACAGTACAAATAATGGACAG GCGAACTCTTCCCCGTACAGTCAGTGGTGA